From Pan troglodytes isolate AG18354 chromosome 1, NHGRI_mPanTro3-v2.0_pri, whole genome shotgun sequence:
GGGCAGAACAGGCCTGGGGTTCAGACCCAGGGTCAGGCCACTGGCTCTGCGTGGGTCAGCAGCTATGACAGGCAAGCTGAGTCCCAGAGCCAGGAAAGAATAAGCCCGCAGATACAACTCTCTGGGCAGACAGAGCAGACCCAGAAAGCTGGAGAAGGCAAGAGGAATCAGACAACAGAGATGAGGCCAGAGAGACAGCCACAGACCAGGGAACAGGACAGAGCCCACCAGACAGGTGAGACTGTGACTGGATCTGGAACTCAGACCCAGGCAGGTGCCACCCAGACTGTGGAGCAGGACAGCAGGCACCAGACAGGAAGAACCAGCACGCAGACACAGGAGGCCACCAATGACCAGAACAGAGGGACTGAGACCCACAGTCAAGGCAGGAGCCAGACCAGCCAGGCTGTGACAGGAGGACATGCTCAGATACAGGCAGGAACACACACCCAGACACCCACCCAGACCATGGAGCAGGACAGCAGCCACCAGACAGGAAGCACCAGCACCCAGACACAGGAGTCCATCAATAGCCAGAACAGAGGGACTGAGATCCACGGTCAAGGCAGGAGCCAGACCAGCCAGGCTGTGACAGGAGGACATGCTCAGATACAGGCAGGGACACACACCCAGACACCCACCCAGACCGTGGAGCAGGACAGCAGCCACCAGACAGGAAGCACCAGCACCCAGACACAGGAGTCCACCAATGGCCAGAACAGAGGGACTGAGATCCACGGTCAAGGCAGGAGCCAGACCAGCCAGGCTGTGACAGGAGGACACACTCAGATACAGGCAGGGTCACACACCGAGACTGTGGAGCAGGACAGAAGCCAAACTGTAAGCCACGGAGGGGCTAGAGAACAGGGACAGACCCAGATGCAGCCAGGCAGTGGTCAAAGATGGATGCAAGTGAGCaaccctgaggcaggagagacagTACCGGGAGGACAGGCCCAGACTGGGGCAAGCACTGAGTCAGGAAGGCAGGAGTGGAGCAGCACTCACCCAAGGCGCTGTGTGACAGAAGGGCAGGGAGACAGACAGCCCACAGTGGTTGGTGAGGAATGGGTTGATGACCACTCAAGGGAGACAGTGATCCTCAGGCTGGACCAGGGCAACTTGCATACCAGTGTTTCCTCAGCACAGGGCCAGGATGCAGCCCAGTCAGAAGAGAAGCGAGGCATCACAGCTAGAGAGCTGTATTCCTACTTGAGAAGCAACAAGCCATGACTTCCCCGACTCCAATGTCCAGTACTGGAAGAAGACAGCTGGAGAGAGGTTGGCTTGTCCTGCATGGCCAATCCAGTGGGTGCATCCCTGGACATCAGCTCTTCATTATGCCGCTTCCCTTTTAGGTCTTTCTCAATGAGATCATTTCTGCAAGGAGCTTTCTATCCTGAACTCTTCTTTCTTACCTGCTTTGCGGTGCAGACCCTCTCAGGAGCAGGAAGATGCAGAGCAAGTCACCCCTTTGTATTGAATTGTCCTCATCTTGTGGGGGGTTTCAGGACTATTTTTATCTCTGACATCTCTCTATTGCCCCATCTACCCTAATGCATCAATAAAACCTTAAGCCACTGGCCTCTGTGTCTCATTCAACCACTTTCTATTGATATTACAGGCCAAAGGCTGTAGAGTTATGAGATGATGAACTGGACACAGCCCCTACCTTTGAAGAGCAACTAGTTGAGAAAATATTATATGAGATTCCTGCTATATATCATACTTAATACTTGGCAGAGATGGACCAGCAAAGGTTTCATACAAAAGGCGCTTTCTTTATGATGGCCCTGAAAGGACAATTAGTATTTAGATAGGCAAAATTCCTCTTGGTCTTTCACTACCTCTAATTCTATAGTGTTAAACCGCTATTCACCTGTAAGGTCACACAGGAAAGCTGATTTAAGATTACCAAGAAATGGAAGAAGGCCCCCAGTGGCTGTGTAGGGAAAGAACGAGAAAGCTTGTGTTACCAGGTACTGAGCCAGGGGCCAGAATTTTGTGCTTCCCTTCCTACCTCCCCCTCAGTGTCAGCTCTGACCTCTCATGATGTCTCACCCACCAGATATAAACCATGTTATGGGGTAGAGACTATCAATTCTGGTTTATTTTAAGAGTGACCAGAagaacagttttaaaataaagatttatagggacgggcgtggtggctcacgcctgtaatccctgcattttgggaggcctaggtgggcggatcacctgaggccaggggttcaagaccagcctggccaacaaggtgaaaccccacctctactaaaaatataaaaattagctgggcatggtggcacatgcctgtaatcccagttactcaggaggctgaggcaggagaatcgcttgaacccaggaggcagaggttgtagtgagccgagattgtgccactgcactccagcctgggcaacagagcaagactccatctcaaaaaaaaaaatgtataaacctAACCCTACGGACGCTGGTTCTAAGGTTTGGAGCCAATTAATATTGTTtagaaacttcttggggatctTGTGCTTTTGTCAGTACAGAAGACTAGATAATCTGAAAGATTTCCCAAGACAAAATAACTAGATCCTGCATAAAGCATTTTTTCCACTGTGTTACTGGTTTACAGGAAGTAAGGGAAATcgctaaggaaaaaacaaaatgtggaataaacaacaaccaaacaaaaacaacacgTAGGCTAAATAACTACCTCCAAAGACGTCCGGGACTTAATCTcagaaacctgtgaatatgtcacTTTATATGGCAAGAAAGGGACTtcacagatgtgattaagttaggAATCTTGAGATGGTGGGGggttattctggattatctgggtgagtCCAATATAATCACAAGGTTCCTTACAAGAGTGAGACAAGAGGATCAAAGTCAGTAAAAGGAAGTGTGGTGATGAAACCAGCGGCTGTAGCCATGTGCTATGAGCCAAAGAATGTGTGGAGAATAGAATCTGGAAATGCAAGACACTTTCCTCAAGAGCCTTCAGAAGTAACATAGCCCTTCTGCCACCTCAGTTTTAGACTCCTGACCTTCAGGCCTGTAAGAGAataaaatttttgtcattttaaggcATTAAGTTTATGGTAAACTGTTACAGTAGTGATAGAAAACTAACACACCAAGCAAAAACCTAGAGCTGGAGCCAGAGTAGTAAAGGGTGAATGTGTGAAAGGCAAGGTTGTTCTTCTGAGGACAAATTGATTTTATATCAATTCACGCTGGCTTATAAGCATAAAGGccaaagaaaaacagcaaagaaaatgcaaagacTCAGGGAATATTGCTCCCATAAGCCCTTTCTGGGGAATCTACTAGAGAATcagcacacatacatacacactaaACCCAGAATCACAGAACTGTTTGGCATACAATCTGATGATGcacatttaaatatattccaCTGTAGAACTAAGACTACATAATGTGGATAAAGGTGACAGAATAGCATTTCATGTTATATGCActgaaaatttaaatacaatacagctaacaaaaaaatgaagggagaaagagaaagcatacagaaagtagaatgagcTCCCTGATTGTCTTAATATAAGCATATGCTTACAAGGAAAAACTGGGAGTGAAAGGATATCACTTCACATTAGATactgagaaaggaagaaggagggtaAGGTGAAAATTTCCAGAAAATTCCATCATTACTTAGAGTGGGGAGTGAATATGCCATTTATTAAAGGGAAGGGGGAATACAGAATACATATTACATAAAGATGTACTATAAGATAACAACACAAATACAAACCTTCCTCAACACCAAAAGACATtctagaaaaaagcaaataacacaGATAACAGAGTGGATGATGTTATTTAtgtaaaagatatatattttcataaataggACATAAAAGAGCGTGATAGACTGAGGTCAAACATATTTATAACAATAATGTCAAGAGCTTAACTCACTACTAGATGAACAAGTTGCATATTAGCTCTATACAAGTCTATGCTCCTTACAAGAGGTGTGCAAATCAAAGAGAGTCAGAAAACAATTTGTAAACAGGGTGGTTAATATATATCAGGAAAATGCaggttaaaacaaaatttagaaatcaGGAGTCATGATCTTGATCCCAGATTAGATCAAAAGGCATTAAATAAGACTAAGAAGGATGCTTTAAAATGCCAAATGCTATAATTTCACAATGAAGATATAATGGTTTTTAATATCTATGCATTCAATAATGTAGCACAACTCTGATGACACAGAAACTATAAGAGATACAAggaaaaacttaaagaaaataacataGTAATAATAGGGCACTTTAATCATCTCTCTCAGCTCAAGACAGTAAGTGTAGAGAAGAAACAGTACATTCAATAAGATATAAAGAACTCTACAGACATATAGTCCAGCAATGTATTAACCTAACAAGAAAAAACTATACCATCTACACATGAAATATTCAATATCAGGTCACAAAGAAAACTTCAATGCATTattcaaaaatagaaataggcccaggtgtggtggctcatgcctgtaatcccagcactttgggaggctgaggcgggcagattgcttgagctcaggagttcaagaccagcctgggcaacataatgagataccatttcaacaaaaagaaaaatacaaaaattagttgggcatgatggcacatgcctatagtcccagatactcaggaggctaaggaaagagaatcacttgagcccaggaggcagaggttgcagtgagctgagattgtgctactgcattccagcctaggtgacagatggagaccctgtctcaataataataataataataataataatagaattatttctttctttctttttcttttccttcttttcttcctttctttcttgcttgcttgcttgcttgctttcttgtgtctctctcgctctctctctctttctctcactctctcttttctctctctctctctctctctctctttcttttctttttgagacagggtctcactctgtcacccaggctggagtgcagtggcatgatctcagctcactgctgcctccagctcccaggttcaagcaattctcctgcctcagcctcccgaggagctgggattacaggcccttgccaccacacctggctaatttttgtattttttgtggagagggagttttgccatgtttcccaggctggtctcaaactcctgagctcaagtgatccgccctcctgagcctcccaaagtgctgagactaaaGGCATGAACCATTGCCCCTGGCCACAAATAGCATTCTTAAAAGAACATGTAATAGTGATGGATTTTGCCAAATCTGTGTTGTTgttggaaattaaaaacatatatataaacacacacacacatattattttaaaactgttgAATAAAAGGAactgaatataaaatgaaattgcagaatttttagaaaatgataatTAAACTAGACATATAAGGATCTGTAGAACACAGCTACATGAATTCcccataaaaattaataaaagtataaGTTCACAAAGCAGTCAACAactaaataagtaagtaaatgaatagataatcctcttttttttttttttggaatcaaCAAGTAGAAAAACCAACCTAATTTTGAAAAGAGTGAAAAAGGTGGGGTAAGAaggcacaaacacacaaaataagaaataagaatggGCAGAAGATACAAACAGATAgctcacaaaaaatacaaatgatgcttaaatatatgaaaagatgctaaagCTTGTTTGTAATACTAGAAGCATAAACCAAAACTATACTAGTTTGAGATACCATTCTCACTATCAGCTTGACAAAAATCTACAAGTTTGAGAATAGATGATGATGAGGTAAAGCAGGCATTTTCACACcttctggtgggaatgcaaaatgagcCTCAGTGGAGAGGAATTTGGTACAGTTCAGCAATACTAcatgtgcctgttttgtttcTGCTGTTGCTTTGGTGTCTGAAGTAGTGCCTagcattcaataattatttgttaaaggAATTGAATATCCTAATCTTTCCTGTCACATACATAAATTAACATAAATCCCTACACAGACATGTGACTGTGGAAACATAGACATAATCAAGCTCATAGCAAATAAGAAAATGGAGTTTCTTTAGCGTTGTCAAAAGTTATGCAGTtagaaagaaagaggcagaaataGGACTAAACCCAGGTCCTCGGACTCTCAACTCAGTGTCAGGTCAAACCTCACAGATAAGAAAGGGCACCAGAGTGTATGAAGATCCATCCaaaggggctggggaggaagcTGTAGAAAGTGGTCCTTCCACTTCTCACCTCCAGCCTTAACAGGAAGTCTGGCCATGAAAATATGGAGAAGACACCATCTCAGCATCCATGTTCCTAGGACCTTGCAAGAATAGGAAGATTATGAGTGACCATTCCTTTCAACAGTTAAGGTTTGACAGATGTGTCTATGACTCAAGAAGGATGTTCTCTCAAAGCAGTTCAGAGCCCAGAGGCCTAAGAGAGGGGCCCTAAACCCCTATTTAAGCATTCATGTAACATTCAAGGCAACTAGGCTGCTCCATCTCAGGCCCACCCCCTCCATCTCCTGTAGGGACTTACTGGCCATCCTTGACTTTTAAAGTTTGCACATAGAGGCTTCTTTCAAAAAATGTGCATGCTATTTTAGACAAGAGGGAAAATTTGTGGAAAATACAGAGACTTGATGGGAATGAAGTATTTACACTTTCTGAGACAGACTCTATTTTGTTCAAAGGATAGAGTAATCATCCTTCCAAATCATATCAAACACATTAAAATGTACACACAGACCACTTAAATACAATTTTTGCtgacaattttttgaaaaaaattttatagttttgtttttggaaTTAGGACATAAGTTGTACATTTGCCTCATTTTAGCTATGACTTCTTTGCAACTACAGAGCacgtttttgaaaaaatatatacattaaaattgcTTAACAAGTAAGAATTTTTTATTACTACTAAATTTAACAATAAATGAGATTCACAAAGCTTTATATCtagacatttaaatttaaatgtttatagatttccattgcacatttattttggagCTGACACACAGGTATACCTACGGAAAGatatctacattttaaatattttaaacctcAAATTGTCAGCAGGTGGCCATAACTATCCATGTTTTATTAAAATCACATGAAACCTAGGTACAAAAGCACCACTGATTATTGATCTAGAAAAACTGCatgaattataacaaactgtctctcagaccacagtgcaatcaaactagaactcaggattaagaatctcactcaaagccgctcaactacatggaaactgaacaacctgctcctgaatgactactgggtacataacgaaatgaaggcagaaataaagatgttctttgaaaccaatgagaacaaagacacaacataccagaatctctgggacacattcaaagcagtgtgtagagggaaatttatagcactaaatgcccacaagagaaagcagtaaagatccaaaattgacacactaacaacacaattaaaagaactagaaaagcaagagcaaacacattcaaaagctagcagaaggcaagaaataactaaaatcagagcagaactgaaggaaatagagacacaaaaaacccttcaaaaaattaatgaattcaggagccggttttttgaaaggatcagcaAAATCGATAGACcaccagcaagactaataaagaagaaaagagagaagaatcaaatagatgcaataagaaatgataaaggggatatcaccaccaatcccacagaaatataaactaccatcagagaatactacaaacacctctatgcaaataaataagaaaatctagaagaaatggataaattcctcgacacatacacccccccaagactaaaccaggaagaagttgaatctctaaatagaccaataacaggctctgaaattgtggcaataatcaatagcttaccaaccaaaaagagtccaggaccagatggattcacagccgaattctaccagaggtacaagaaggaactggtaccattccttctgaaactattccaaccaataggaaaagagagaatcctccctaactcattttatgaggccagcatcatcctgataccaaagccaggcagagacacaaccaaaaaagagaattttagaccaatatccttgatgaacattgatgcaaaaatcctcaataaaatactggcaaatcgaatccagcagcacatcaaaaagcttatccaccatgatcaagtgggattcatccctgggatgcaatgctggttcaatatatgcaaatcaataaatgtaatccagcatcatataaacagacaaaaaccacatgattatctcaatagatgcagaaaaggcctttgaacaaaattcaacaacccttcatgctagaaactctcaataaattaggtattgatggatatctcaaaataataagagctatctatgacaaacccacagccaatatcataccaaatgggcaaaaactggaagcattccctttgaaaactggcacaagacagggatgccctctctcatcactcctattcaacatagtgttggaagttc
This genomic window contains:
- the CRNN gene encoding cornulin — translated: MPQLLQNINGIIEAFRRYARTEGNCTALTRGELKRLLEQEFANVIVKPHDPATVDEVLRLLDEDHTGTVEFKEFLVLVFKVAQACFKTLSESPEGACGSQESGSLHSGASQELGEGQRSGTEVGRAGKGQHYEGSSHRQSQQGSRGQNRPGVQTQGQATGSAWVSSYDRQAESQSQERISPQIQLSGQTEQTQKAGEGKRNQTTEMRPERQPQTREQDRAHQTGETVTGSGTQTQAGATQTVEQDSRHQTGRTSTQTQEATNDQNRGTETHSQGRSQTSQAVTGGHAQIQAGTHTQTPTQTVEQDSSHQTGSTSTQTQESTNGQNRGTEIHGQGRSQTSQAVTGGHTQIQAGSHTETVEQDRSQTVSHGGAREQGQTQMQPGSGQRWMQVSNPEAGETVPGGQAQTGASTESGRQEWSSTHPRRCVTEGQGDRQPTVVGEEWVDDHSRETVILRLDQGNLHTSVSSAQGQDAAQSEEKRGITARELYSYLRSNKP